GTAAGAAAATTACGCGCCTTGTGTACTATCGCGCGGTCTAAACTTTAACTTACACTTTTTCATACCAAATTTGATTTATATACAGCGTTACGCGTCCGGACGGAGTTTCGACCTTGACTTCGTCGTCGACTTCTTTGCCGATTAAGGCGCGCGCTACCGGCGAATCGATAGAAATCCAGTTTTTGACGGGATCAAATTCGTCGCTGCCAACCAGACGATATTGTTTTATCTCGCCGTTTTCCTCTTCCAGTTCTACCCAAGCGCCAAAGAAGACTTTTTGTTCTTGTTTCGGGTGGTAATCGAC
Above is a genomic segment from Aggregatibacter sp. HMT-949 containing:
- the greB gene encoding transcription elongation factor GreB; the encoded protein is MAKSNYITRQGWNALDQELKFLWKEERPRVTQAVSDAAALGDRSENAEYIYGKRRLREIDRRVRFLTKRLEVLQIVDYHPKQEQKVFFGAWVELEEENGEIKQYRLVGSDEFDPVKNWISIDSPVARALIGKEVDDEVKVETPSGRVTLYINQIWYEKV